The following coding sequences lie in one Mucilaginibacter sp. KACC 22773 genomic window:
- a CDS encoding glycoside hydrolase family 35 protein: MRSFILFLIGAILLAGGLVKAQPKHQFTLGDKDFLLDGKPFQMISGELHYPRIPREAWRDRMKMAKAMGLNTIGTYVFWNLHEPQKGQFDFAGNNDIVEFIKIAQQEGLWVILRPSPYVCAEWEFGGYPYWLENEEGLVVRSKNPQYLNEYENYIKELGKRLSPYQVNHGGNILMVQIENEYGSYGSDKDYLAVNQKMFKDAGFDGLLYTCDPAADLVKGHLPGLLPAVNGLDNPAKVKELINQNHDSKGPYYIAEWYPAWFDWWGTKHHTVPANQYTGRLDSVLAAGISINMYMFHGGTTRGFMNGANYNDQSPFEPQISSYDYDAPLDEAGNATPKFWAFRNVIQKHLPAGINLPVVPPVKPTIIIPQIELNNVANLDDLKRESKSSQNPLTFEDMKLDYGFMLYRTTITGGKSGIVKIKELRDFAVVMINGKTVGILDRRTGLDSINVSLPAGNVTLDILVENLGRINFGKYLLQNKKGIVGKAFFQNNEITGWQNFPLPLKTVGSYNPNPGLVNLNTPVMKKGTFSLSSLGDTYLDMTDWGKGMVWINGHNLGRYWRTGPQQTLYVPREWLHTGKNEVLVFELLKPENQKLSAVNKPVLDRLQ; the protein is encoded by the coding sequence ATGAGATCATTTATTCTTTTTTTAATTGGGGCCATTTTGTTAGCGGGCGGCCTGGTCAAAGCCCAACCTAAACATCAATTCACATTAGGAGATAAGGACTTTCTGTTAGATGGTAAGCCTTTCCAGATGATCTCGGGCGAATTACACTATCCCCGCATACCACGGGAGGCCTGGCGCGACAGAATGAAAATGGCAAAGGCAATGGGGCTTAACACCATAGGTACGTATGTTTTTTGGAACTTGCACGAACCGCAAAAGGGACAATTTGACTTCGCCGGCAATAATGATATTGTTGAATTTATTAAAATAGCTCAGCAGGAAGGCTTGTGGGTTATTTTGCGCCCCAGCCCTTATGTATGTGCCGAATGGGAATTTGGCGGCTATCCGTATTGGCTGGAAAATGAAGAAGGACTGGTTGTAAGAAGCAAGAATCCGCAATATTTAAACGAATACGAAAACTACATTAAAGAATTAGGAAAGCGTTTGTCCCCCTACCAGGTAAATCATGGCGGTAACATCCTGATGGTACAAATTGAAAATGAGTATGGATCATACGGCTCTGACAAGGATTACCTGGCCGTTAATCAAAAAATGTTTAAAGACGCCGGATTTGACGGTTTGTTATATACCTGCGATCCGGCTGCCGACCTGGTAAAAGGACATTTGCCAGGTTTACTGCCGGCAGTAAATGGGTTAGATAATCCGGCCAAGGTAAAGGAGCTCATCAACCAAAACCACGATAGTAAAGGCCCCTATTATATTGCCGAATGGTATCCGGCGTGGTTCGACTGGTGGGGTACAAAACACCATACGGTTCCGGCAAATCAGTATACCGGCCGGTTAGACTCTGTACTTGCAGCAGGCATTTCGATAAATATGTACATGTTTCATGGCGGAACTACAAGGGGATTTATGAACGGGGCCAACTATAACGACCAGTCGCCGTTTGAGCCACAGATAAGCAGTTACGATTATGATGCACCACTTGATGAAGCCGGAAACGCGACACCCAAATTTTGGGCTTTTAGAAACGTAATTCAAAAACATTTACCCGCCGGCATTAATTTGCCTGTTGTTCCCCCTGTTAAACCCACCATCATAATACCTCAAATTGAGCTCAATAATGTGGCAAACCTTGACGACTTAAAACGGGAAAGCAAAAGCAGTCAAAATCCATTAACCTTTGAGGATATGAAACTCGATTATGGTTTTATGTTGTACCGAACAACCATTACGGGAGGGAAATCCGGAATAGTGAAGATTAAAGAGCTCAGAGATTTCGCGGTAGTGATGATCAACGGAAAAACGGTAGGAATCCTCGATCGTCGTACCGGATTAGACAGTATTAACGTCAGTTTACCTGCTGGAAATGTAACACTGGATATTTTAGTAGAAAACCTGGGCCGCATCAATTTTGGTAAATACCTGTTACAGAACAAAAAGGGAATTGTTGGCAAAGCGTTTTTCCAAAATAATGAAATAACAGGTTGGCAAAACTTTCCTTTGCCATTAAAAACGGTGGGTAGCTACAACCCTAACCCTGGTTTGGTTAACTTAAATACACCTGTCATGAAAAAGGGGACTTTTTCATTATCTTCTTTGGGAGATACCTATCTCGATATGACCGATTGGGGTAAGGGCATGGTGTGGATTAACGGACATAACTTAGGGAGATACTGGCGAACCGGCCCTCAACAAACTTTGTATGTACCACGCGAATGGTTGCATACCGGCAAAAATGAGGTATTAGTTTTTGAACTGCTAAAACCCGAAAACCAAAAACTGTCGGCAGTGAACAAACCGGTTTTAGACCGCTTACAATAA